Proteins encoded in a region of the Triticum dicoccoides isolate Atlit2015 ecotype Zavitan chromosome 3A, WEW_v2.0, whole genome shotgun sequence genome:
- the LOC119269454 gene encoding abscisic acid receptor PYL4-like — MPYAAARPSPQQHSRISSGCKALVAHGAAVPGEVARYHEHAAGAGQCCSAVVQAIAAPVEAVWSVVRRFDRPQAYKRFIKSCRMVDGDGGAVGSVREVRVVSGLPGTSSRERLEILDDERRVLSFRIVGGEHRLANYRSVTTVSEVASTVAGAPRVTLVVESYVVDVPPGNTSDETRLFVDTIVRCNLQSLARTAEQLALAVPHVN, encoded by the coding sequence ATGCCGTACGCAGCTGCACGGCCGTCGCCTCAGCAGCACAGCCGGATCAGCTCCGGCTGTAAGGCGTTGGTGGCCCACGGCGCAGCGGTGCCGGGCGAGGTGGCGCGGTACCACGAGCACGCGGCCGGCGCGGGGCAGTGCTGCTCGGCCGTGGTGCAGGCGATCGCGGCGCCCGTGGAGGCGGTGTGGTCGGTCGTCCGGCGCTTCGACCGGCCGCAGGCGTACAAGCGCTTCATCAAGAGCTGCCGCATggtggacggcgacggcggcgcggtggGGTCGGTGCGGGAGGTGCGCGTGGTCTCCGGCCTGCCCGGCACCAGCAGCCGCGAGCGGCTCGAGATCCTGGACGACGAGCGGCGCGTGCTCAGCTTCCGGATCGTCGGCGGCGAGCACCGCCTCGCCAACTACCGGTCCGTGACCACCGTGAGCGAGGTGGCGTCGACGGTGGCCGGGGCGCCGCGGGTGACCCTGGTGGTCGAGTCGTACGTGGTGGACGTGCCGCCGGGGAACACCAGCGACGAGACGCGCCTGTTCGTGGACACCATCGTGCGGTGCAACCTCCAGTCGCTGGCGCGCACGGCGGAGCAACTCGCGCTGGCCGTGCCGCACGTCAATTGA